Proteins from a genomic interval of Spiroplasma endosymbiont of Lonchoptera lutea:
- a CDS encoding IS30 family transposase — translation MYKYLTIESIIAIKEYKSYGFSIRKIAKVIDYSKSTVHRVCKLLNQNLLPLEILNQVQKNKQNAGRKLIILTLTEINTINHLLITKNYALDIIADFLKKNKIKNISTKTLYNMFKTNRMGFDEKNLLRKGKNKPHKQKETRGRINNCKSIHERNLIIPNIKNIQEFGHLEGDTIVGKDHKSSIITLADIWSKTTILLKTKNHKAESITQSIIKFISKLIPGTIKTITFDRGKEFSKWKLIEKNCNVKIYFADAGKPCQRGLNENNNGILRRYLPKSTDLSSYKQKDLNSIAFQINSTPRKSLSYKRPIDLIQLF, via the coding sequence ATGTATAAGTATCTGACTATTGAATCAATAATAGCAATAAAAGAATATAAAAGTTATGGATTTTCTATTCGTAAAATAGCAAAAGTAATTGATTATAGTAAATCAACTGTACACAGAGTTTGTAAATTATTAAATCAAAACTTATTACCATTAGAAATATTGAATCAAGTTCAAAAAAATAAACAAAATGCAGGTAGAAAATTAATAATTTTAACTTTAACAGAAATTAATACTATCAATCATTTGTTAATTACTAAAAATTATGCTCTTGATATAATTGCTGATTTTTTAAAGAAAAATAAAATAAAAAATATTTCAACAAAAACTTTATATAACATGTTTAAAACAAATCGAATGGGTTTTGATGAAAAAAATTTATTGAGAAAAGGCAAAAATAAACCTCATAAACAAAAAGAAACTAGGGGCAGAATTAATAATTGTAAATCTATTCATGAAAGAAATTTAATCATTCCAAATATTAAAAATATACAAGAATTTGGCCATTTAGAGGGAGATACTATCGTTGGTAAAGATCATAAAAGTTCTATTATTACTTTAGCTGATATATGATCAAAAACCACAATTCTTTTGAAAACTAAAAATCATAAAGCAGAAAGTATTACACAAAGTATAATAAAATTTATTTCAAAATTAATACCAGGAACAATTAAAACTATTACTTTTGATCGTGGTAAAGAATTTAGTAAATGAAAATTAATTGAAAAAAATTGTAATGTTAAAATTTATTTTGCAGATGCCGGCAAACCTTGTCAAAGAGGTTTAAATGAGAACAATAATGGTATTTTAAGAAGATATTTACCAAAATCTACTGATTTATCTTCATATAAACAAAAAGACTTAAATTCTATAGCATTTCAAATTAATTCTACACCCAGAAAATCATTATCTTATAAAAGACCAATAGATTTAATACAATTATTTTAA
- the rplQ gene encoding 50S ribosomal protein L17 — translation MSFIQKRGKNTSWRQGLMRNLATELVVHERLLVTEKRAKELRKTIDKLITLAKRQDLHARRQASSILRNIDVNETETVLQKLFTDIAKRYNERSGGYTRLLKTDDRKGDNAPMVYIELV, via the coding sequence ATGTCATTTATTCAAAAACGCGGTAAAAATACTAGCTGAAGACAAGGATTAATGCGTAATTTAGCAACAGAATTAGTTGTTCATGAAAGATTGCTTGTAACTGAAAAACGAGCTAAAGAATTAAGAAAAACAATTGATAAATTAATTACCTTAGCAAAAAGACAAGATTTGCATGCTAGAAGACAAGCATCAAGTATTTTACGAAATATTGATGTTAATGAAACAGAAACAGTTTTACAAAAATTATTTACTGATATTGCTAAGCGATATAATGAAAGATCTGGGGGCTATACGAGACTTTTAAAAACTGATGACCGTAAAGGCGATAATGCCCCAATGGTTTATATTGAATTAGTTTAA
- a CDS encoding DNA-directed RNA polymerase subunit alpha produces the protein MKQFVRPNFKLQTESTSKNFGCFIVEPLERGFGNTIGNALRRTLLAATPGASIYGVDIKGASHEFSTIKGVVENVAQIILNLKGIILKIDSTVFKEEESVSLKVDAGAGEVLASMIVCPLGVEILNGDYLIATVAKGGKLEMTMYAQNSRGYKSFDDNKRLITNIGIIPMDSNYSPIVNVKYSVEPTKVGKSADLEQLVLELTTDGSVTPVEAIAIAAKILIAHLEHFVSLSEQAQSLEIISISEKQETDELEKPIEELDLTVRSYNCLKRAEIVTIGDLTDKTENDILATKNLGRKSFNEIKEKLLALGLTFKRE, from the coding sequence ATGAAACAATTTGTTAGACCAAATTTTAAATTACAAACTGAAAGTACTAGTAAAAATTTCGGTTGCTTTATAGTAGAACCATTAGAAAGAGGATTTGGTAATACTATTGGTAACGCTTTACGAAGAACTTTATTAGCAGCAACACCGGGAGCTTCAATTTATGGTGTTGATATTAAAGGGGCTAGTCATGAGTTTTCAACAATTAAAGGGGTTGTTGAAAATGTTGCTCAAATTATTTTAAATTTAAAAGGTATTATTTTAAAAATTGATAGTACTGTTTTTAAAGAAGAAGAAAGTGTTTCACTAAAAGTAGATGCTGGAGCTGGTGAAGTATTAGCTTCAATGATTGTTTGTCCGTTAGGAGTTGAAATATTAAATGGTGATTATTTAATTGCTACTGTTGCTAAAGGTGGTAAATTAGAAATGACAATGTATGCTCAAAATTCTCGTGGTTATAAATCATTTGATGATAATAAACGCTTAATTACTAATATTGGGATTATTCCTATGGATTCTAATTATTCACCAATTGTTAATGTTAAATATAGTGTTGAACCAACTAAAGTGGGAAAAAGTGCTGATTTAGAGCAATTAGTTTTAGAATTAACAACCGATGGTTCGGTTACTCCTGTAGAAGCAATTGCGATTGCTGCGAAGATTTTAATTGCTCATTTAGAACATTTTGTTAGTTTAAGTGAACAAGCACAATCATTAGAAATTATTTCTATTTCTGAAAAACAAGAAACAGATGAATTAGAAAAACCGATTGAAGAATTAGACTTAACGGTGCGTTCATATAATTGTTTAAAACGAGCAGAAATTGTTACGATTGGTGATTTAACTGATAAAACAGAAAATGATATTTTAGCAACGAAAAATTTAGGAAGAAAATCCTTTAATGAAATTAAAGAGAAATTATTAGCATTAGGGCTAACTTTTAAACGAGAATAA
- the rpsK gene encoding 30S ribosomal protein S11, translating to MAKIEKVAKKRQKKNILKGISHVHSTFNNTIVTMTDELGNVIAWCAAGAIGFKGTKKSTPYAAQMVAEQVAKVSMEHGMRTIEVQCKGPGPGRDAAVRSLQAAGLEITSIKDVTPIPHNGCRPPKRPRG from the coding sequence ATGGCAAAAATAGAAAAAGTTGCAAAGAAAAGACAAAAAAAGAATATTTTAAAAGGAATCTCCCATGTTCATTCAACATTTAACAATACAATTGTAACAATGACTGATGAATTAGGCAATGTTATTGCTTGATGTGCGGCTGGTGCAATTGGTTTTAAAGGAACAAAGAAATCAACCCCTTATGCTGCACAAATGGTAGCAGAACAAGTTGCTAAGGTATCAATGGAACATGGAATGAGAACGATTGAAGTTCAGTGTAAAGGACCTGGTCCTGGAAGAGATGCTGCTGTTAGAAGCTTACAAGCAGCTGGTTTAGAAATTACAAGTATTAAAGATGTAACACCAATTCCTCATAATGGATGTCGTCCCCCTAAAAGGCCAAGAGGTTAA
- the rpsM gene encoding 30S ribosomal protein S13, producing the protein MARIAGVEIPNDKRVVVALTYVYGIGLSNAQKILKQCSIDKNIRVKQLTEEQLTNIRTEISKDYKVEGELRRETQLNIKRLMEIGCYRGIRHRKGLPVHGQSTKQNARTKRDRRQTVANKKK; encoded by the coding sequence ATGGCAAGAATTGCAGGAGTAGAAATCCCTAATGATAAAAGAGTTGTTGTTGCTTTAACATATGTTTATGGGATTGGTTTATCAAATGCTCAAAAGATTTTAAAACAATGTAGTATTGATAAAAATATTCGTGTTAAACAATTAACAGAAGAGCAACTAACAAATATTAGAACAGAAATATCTAAAGATTATAAAGTAGAAGGTGAGTTACGACGCGAAACCCAATTAAATATTAAACGATTAATGGAAATTGGTTGTTATCGTGGTATTCGTCATCGTAAAGGTTTACCAGTTCATGGTCAATCTACTAAACAAAATGCCAGAACAAAAAGAGATCGCAGACAAACAGTTGCTAATAAGAAAAAATAG
- the rpmJ gene encoding 50S ribosomal protein L36 has protein sequence MKVRSSVKKICDKCQIINRKKCVRVICKTPKHKQRQG, from the coding sequence ATGAAAGTAAGATCATCAGTTAAAAAAATTTGTGATAAATGTCAAATAATTAATAGAAAAAAATGTGTGCGAGTAATTTGTAAAACTCCAAAGCACAAACAAAGACAAGGTTAA
- the infA gene encoding translation initiation factor IF-1: protein MATKEKENKNIIEVEGIVIECLPNTEFKVRLKNNAVILAHVSGKIRMNFIRILPGDKVIIELSPYDLKRGRITYRHK from the coding sequence ATGGCCACCAAAGAAAAAGAAAATAAAAATATTATTGAAGTGGAAGGGATTGTTATTGAATGTTTACCTAATACTGAGTTTAAGGTAAGATTAAAAAACAATGCGGTTATTTTAGCTCACGTTTCTGGTAAAATTCGCATGAATTTCATTAGGATTTTACCAGGTGATAAAGTAATTATTGAACTCTCTCCATATGATTTAAAACGTGGGCGGATTACTTATCGTCATAAGTAA
- the map gene encoding type I methionyl aminopeptidase — MVTVKNELEIKAMRAAGKVVAKMLAEVKKAIIPGIKKRDLDIIAARVLKENNAKTAFKGYYGFPNHICVSINNELIHGIANNQIIKTGDLVSIDAGAVVDGHFADAAITVGVGQIKAEYQKLITVTEEALNKAIAIIAPGVRIGTIGATIQQFVEQQGYHLPKNYTGHGIGKQLHEEPYIPNYGKYDYGLKLVAGMTICIEPMVQIGTDETRVLSDNWTVVSLDGTYSAHFEHTILVTAKGYEVLTANPYSMEEGN, encoded by the coding sequence ATGGTTACTGTTAAAAATGAGTTGGAAATTAAAGCAATGCGTGCTGCGGGAAAAGTAGTTGCTAAAATGTTAGCTGAAGTTAAAAAGGCAATTATTCCCGGAATAAAAAAACGCGATCTTGATATAATAGCAGCAAGAGTGTTAAAAGAAAATAATGCTAAAACAGCGTTTAAAGGTTATTATGGTTTTCCTAATCATATTTGTGTTTCTATTAACAATGAATTAATTCATGGAATTGCTAATAATCAAATTATTAAGACAGGTGATTTAGTATCAATTGATGCTGGTGCTGTTGTTGATGGACACTTTGCGGATGCGGCCATTACTGTTGGCGTTGGTCAAATTAAAGCGGAATATCAAAAGTTAATCACTGTAACGGAAGAAGCCTTAAATAAGGCAATAGCAATTATTGCTCCGGGCGTTAGAATTGGTACTATTGGGGCAACAATTCAACAATTTGTTGAGCAACAAGGGTATCATTTACCAAAAAATTATACGGGACATGGGATTGGTAAACAATTACATGAAGAACCATATATTCCTAATTATGGTAAATATGACTATGGCTTAAAACTAGTGGCAGGAATGACAATTTGTATTGAACCAATGGTACAAATTGGTACTGATGAAACTAGAGTTTTAAGTGATAATTGAACAGTTGTGTCCCTTGATGGTACATATTCAGCTCATTTTGAACATACAATTCTAGTAACTGCAAAGGGATATGAAGTTTTAACTGCTAATCCATACTCAATGGAAGAAGGGAATTAA
- a CDS encoding adenylate kinase — protein MNLIFLGAPGSGKGTQSQKLCEAYRLIHLSTGDIIRQAIKNNSPLGLKTKEYLDAGKLVPDEQVINLVRETIDNLSENFILDGFPRTLKQAHALQEILEKKEQQIDFVIYLEADLEHLIDRITNRLVCPTCNRTYNKLVNKPKIAMQCDDDDGASLIQRDDDTKEKAKIRIQTYLNETLPLVEYYQEENLLHVVDANQSSKLVFNGIKSILDSV, from the coding sequence ATGAATTTAATCTTTTTAGGAGCACCCGGAAGTGGTAAAGGAACTCAGTCACAAAAGTTATGTGAGGCATACCGTTTGATACATTTATCAACAGGAGATATTATTCGTCAAGCGATAAAAAATAATTCACCATTGGGATTAAAAACTAAAGAATATTTAGATGCAGGAAAATTAGTACCTGATGAACAAGTCATTAATCTTGTGCGAGAAACCATTGATAATTTAAGCGAAAACTTTATTCTTGATGGTTTTCCAAGAACGCTTAAACAAGCGCATGCGTTGCAAGAGATTTTAGAAAAAAAAGAACAACAAATTGATTTTGTTATTTATTTAGAAGCTGACTTAGAACATTTAATTGATCGGATTACTAATCGCTTAGTTTGTCCGACTTGTAATCGAACATATAACAAATTAGTTAATAAACCTAAAATTGCGATGCAATGTGATGATGATGATGGTGCATCATTAATTCAGCGCGATGATGATACGAAAGAAAAAGCTAAAATTAGAATTCAAACTTATTTGAATGAGACTTTACCTTTAGTAGAGTATTATCAAGAAGAAAACTTATTACATGTTGTTGATGCTAATCAGTCAAGTAAATTAGTATTTAATGGTATTAAAAGTATTTTAGATAGTGTGTAA
- the secY gene encoding preprotein translocase subunit SecY — translation MITTIKRFYRNNKDILLKLAFTLLVLFIIRLGALITVPGVNINKNLNESNKDSREFFNLIAMLGGGSIDRFSLFALGLSPYITASIIVQLLSTDLVPGLSRWAKSGEKGKRKLDSLTKWLTLPFGIMQSFATIMTLAQQKIISLKWQEADAGNIATSAVFYYILVPTLLLGGTFLILWLADQITIRGIGNGVSLVIFAGIASSLPFNIAKTFQFWVGGQSEAIVVFSGFLKFLLYMVGFLLVILMVVFFAESERRIPIQQTGSGLVLKSEKAPYLPLKINSAGVIPVIFASAIITAPLTIAQIVKANNPEGTGFTNFTETYLALDSWSGMSIFAILIILFTFLYSQVQINPEQMAENFQKNGTFIPGIQPGKETEKYIKSTLNRLSVVGSIFLAFVAILPTLISKLTNLPPMLAIGGTGVIIMVGVAIEVIRQVQGHLRQQSYIQFKRDENQSKNIW, via the coding sequence GTGATAACAACCATTAAAAGATTTTATCGTAATAATAAAGATATTTTATTAAAATTAGCTTTTACATTATTGGTTTTATTTATTATTCGTTTGGGAGCATTAATTACTGTTCCAGGGGTTAATATAAATAAAAACCTTAATGAATCTAATAAGGATTCAAGAGAATTTTTTAATTTGATTGCAATGTTAGGTGGAGGCTCTATTGATCGATTTTCACTTTTCGCTTTAGGGTTATCGCCATACATTACTGCTTCTATTATTGTCCAATTATTATCTACTGATTTAGTTCCAGGATTATCTCGTTGAGCCAAATCAGGAGAAAAAGGGAAACGAAAATTAGATTCATTAACTAAATGATTAACATTGCCATTTGGCATTATGCAAAGTTTTGCGACAATTATGACCTTAGCACAACAAAAAATTATTAGTCTTAAATGGCAAGAAGCAGATGCTGGAAATATTGCTACATCGGCAGTGTTTTATTATATTTTGGTACCAACATTGCTTTTGGGAGGGACATTCTTAATTCTTTGACTAGCTGATCAAATTACAATTCGTGGAATTGGTAATGGTGTTTCTTTAGTTATTTTTGCTGGAATTGCTTCTAGTTTACCATTTAATATTGCTAAAACTTTTCAATTTTGAGTTGGTGGTCAAAGTGAAGCAATAGTTGTTTTTAGTGGGTTTTTAAAGTTTTTACTTTATATGGTTGGATTTCTTTTAGTAATTTTAATGGTTGTATTCTTTGCTGAATCAGAAAGAAGAATTCCGATTCAACAGACGGGAAGTGGATTAGTGTTAAAAAGTGAAAAAGCACCGTATTTGCCGTTAAAAATTAATTCGGCTGGTGTTATTCCCGTGATTTTTGCTTCAGCAATTATAACAGCACCTTTAACAATTGCCCAAATTGTTAAAGCTAATAATCCCGAAGGAACAGGGTTTACTAATTTTACTGAGACTTATTTGGCATTAGATTCATGGTCAGGAATGAGCATTTTTGCGATTTTAATTATTCTCTTTACTTTCTTATATTCTCAAGTACAAATTAATCCTGAACAAATGGCAGAGAATTTTCAAAAGAATGGTACATTTATTCCTGGAATTCAACCAGGAAAAGAAACTGAGAAATATATTAAATCAACTTTAAATCGTTTAAGTGTTGTTGGTAGTATCTTTTTAGCTTTTGTTGCCATATTGCCAACATTAATTTCTAAATTAACAAATTTACCGCCAATGTTAGCAATTGGTGGAACAGGAGTTATTATTATGGTTGGTGTTGCAATTGAAGTTATTCGTCAAGTTCAAGGACATTTGAGGCAACAATCGTATATTCAATTTAAAAGGGATGAAAATCAAAGTAAAAATATATGATAA
- the rplO gene encoding 50S ribosomal protein L15 codes for MKLHELKYTEKSRKDKKRLGRGTSSGHGKTSGKGHKGQNARSGGGVRPGFEGGQTPLFRRIPKIGFTNFTKKKYEIVNLSALEQLDVTEITPQVLKSKKLINSEKSLVKILANGKISKALVIKAHKFSKVAKDAIEKANGKTEVI; via the coding sequence ATGAAATTACATGAACTTAAATATACTGAAAAATCTCGTAAAGATAAAAAACGCCTTGGAAGAGGAACATCTTCAGGACATGGAAAAACTTCTGGTAAAGGACATAAAGGTCAAAATGCTAGAAGTGGTGGTGGTGTTCGTCCTGGATTTGAAGGTGGACAAACGCCTTTATTTCGTAGAATTCCTAAAATCGGTTTTACCAATTTTACAAAGAAAAAATATGAAATTGTTAACTTAAGTGCTTTAGAACAATTAGATGTAACTGAAATTACTCCCCAAGTTTTAAAAAGCAAAAAATTAATTAATAGTGAAAAATCATTAGTAAAAATTCTTGCTAATGGTAAAATTAGTAAAGCATTAGTTATTAAAGCTCATAAGTTTTCAAAAGTTGCTAAAGATGCTATTGAGAAGGCTAATGGTAAAACCGAGGTGATTTAA
- the rpsE gene encoding 30S ribosomal protein S5 gives MQEKKDQQNLTTSPTKPNFANRGSDGERNKKRWTKKPNANFQKPVEEFEEKVVKVRRVTKVTKGGRHFRFSVVVIVGNHKGKVGFATGKANEVPDAIKKAAKAAKKNIFMIPMVGVTVPHEVIGHYGGGRLLIKPARKGTGIIAGGPVRTLIEVSGVQDIYVKSLGSNTSLIMIRAAMDGLKQMRTKEQVYSLREIKEKVSEKSLAREQ, from the coding sequence ATGCAAGAAAAAAAAGATCAACAAAATTTAACGACATCACCAACTAAGCCTAATTTTGCTAATCGAGGTAGTGATGGTGAACGAAATAAAAAACGATGAACTAAAAAACCAAACGCTAATTTTCAAAAACCGGTTGAAGAGTTTGAAGAAAAGGTCGTTAAAGTAAGAAGGGTAACTAAAGTAACTAAAGGGGGGCGACATTTTCGTTTCTCAGTAGTAGTTATTGTTGGTAACCATAAGGGAAAAGTTGGTTTTGCTACTGGTAAAGCTAATGAAGTACCCGATGCTATTAAAAAAGCAGCAAAAGCTGCTAAGAAAAATATTTTTATGATTCCAATGGTTGGGGTTACTGTTCCTCATGAGGTTATTGGTCATTATGGTGGGGGCCGATTATTAATTAAACCTGCTAGAAAAGGTACGGGAATTATTGCTGGTGGTCCAGTTCGGACTTTAATTGAAGTATCTGGTGTTCAAGATATTTATGTTAAGTCATTAGGTTCTAATACCTCACTTATTATGATTAGAGCAGCAATGGATGGTTTAAAACAAATGCGAACTAAAGAACAAGTGTATAGTTTACGAGAAATTAAAGAAAAAGTTAGTGAAAAATCACTAGCAAGGGAACAATAA
- the rplR gene encoding 50S ribosomal protein L18 codes for MKSNRYEARKIRHFRIRKKITGSELRPRLNVFRSNKNLYAQIIDDSQHRTLVSYSTLQMAGTGKSNLNKASATLLGEMLAKKALENNITTVVFDRGGYLYHGKIAAFAEAAREHGLKF; via the coding sequence ATGAAATCAAATCGCTATGAAGCAAGAAAAATTAGACATTTTCGCATTCGTAAAAAAATAACTGGTTCTGAATTAAGACCCCGACTTAATGTATTTCGTTCTAATAAGAATCTTTATGCACAAATTATTGATGATAGTCAGCACCGGACACTAGTTTCTTACTCAACTTTGCAAATGGCAGGTACAGGTAAGAGCAATTTAAATAAAGCTAGTGCTACTCTTCTGGGAGAAATGTTAGCAAAGAAAGCTTTAGAAAACAATATTACCACTGTGGTCTTTGATCGTGGGGGGTACTTGTATCACGGAAAAATTGCTGCGTTTGCGGAGGCTGCAAGAGAACATGGATTGAAATTTTAG
- the rplF gene encoding 50S ribosomal protein L6 yields MSRIGNRILSVQDGVEINVAKNNIITIKGPKGTLNKQLPQKITIIVENQTIKTIRPNEQKHTKQLHGTTNSLLEGMLTGVTTGFSKRLLINGVGYRANIQGDKLNLSLGFSHPIQYTIPEGVTVVCPKPTELIVSGISKELVGQVAANICAFRRIEPYKGKGIQYDNEYIIRKEGKSAGK; encoded by the coding sequence ATGTCAAGAATTGGTAATCGCATTCTATCTGTACAAGATGGCGTTGAAATAAATGTTGCAAAAAATAATATCATAACTATTAAAGGACCTAAAGGAACACTCAATAAACAATTACCACAAAAAATTACTATTATCGTTGAAAACCAAACGATTAAAACTATCAGACCGAATGAACAAAAACATACTAAGCAATTACATGGAACTACTAATTCATTGTTAGAAGGAATGTTAACAGGTGTTACTACTGGTTTTAGTAAAAGATTATTAATTAATGGGGTGGGATATCGTGCTAATATTCAGGGTGATAAACTAAATTTAAGTTTAGGGTTTTCACATCCGATTCAATATACTATCCCTGAAGGAGTAACAGTTGTTTGCCCTAAACCAACAGAACTTATTGTTTCAGGAATTAGTAAAGAATTAGTTGGACAAGTAGCAGCCAATATTTGTGCTTTTCGACGAATAGAGCCGTACAAAGGTAAAGGAATTCAATATGATAATGAATACATTATTCGTAAGGAAGGGAAATCAGCAGGTAAATAG
- the rpsH gene encoding 30S ribosomal protein S8, whose translation MMTDPISDMLTRIRNANQRQFKKVSIPNSNIKLQIAQILKEEGYIIDFKINEKSKDGTHSKIDILLKYKASQRVIWGLKRISKPGLRVYVKNSEIPKVLNGLGIAIISTSLGVMTDAKARENRLGGEVLAFVW comes from the coding sequence ATGATGACAGATCCAATTAGCGATATGCTAACAAGAATTCGCAATGCTAACCAGCGACAATTTAAAAAGGTAAGCATTCCGAATTCTAATATAAAATTGCAAATTGCTCAAATTCTGAAAGAAGAAGGGTATATTATTGATTTTAAAATTAATGAGAAATCCAAAGATGGAACTCATAGTAAAATTGATATTTTATTAAAATATAAAGCAAGTCAAAGGGTAATTTGAGGTTTAAAGAGAATATCTAAGCCAGGTCTTAGAGTATATGTTAAAAATAGTGAGATTCCAAAGGTTTTAAATGGTTTAGGAATTGCAATTATTTCGACATCACTTGGAGTTATGACTGATGCAAAAGCAAGAGAAAATCGTTTAGGTGGCGAAGTTCTTGCCTTTGTTTGATAG
- a CDS encoding type Z 30S ribosomal protein S14, whose protein sequence is MAKKSLKVKQLKTPKFAVRAYTRCQNCGRPKSVLKKFQLCRICIREFGNKGQIPGLKKASW, encoded by the coding sequence ATGGCAAAAAAATCACTAAAAGTAAAACAATTAAAAACTCCTAAGTTTGCAGTTCGCGCATACACTCGTTGTCAAAATTGTGGCCGACCAAAGTCAGTATTAAAAAAGTTTCAATTATGTCGTATATGTATTCGTGAATTTGGCAATAAAGGGCAAATCCCTGGGCTTAAGAAAGCTTCATGATAG
- the rplE gene encoding 50S ribosomal protein L5, producing the protein MNYLQKQYQDGIIQEMMQEYNFTSTMQVSKIIKVVVNVGIGDAVSNSKNIEIVMQELYLITGQKPVTTRAKKSIAGFKLREGMPIGCKVTLRGTKMYDFLYKLFNINLPRVRDFRGLNKAGFDKQGNYTLGIKEQLIFPEIDYDKVVKTRGMSITIVMSSNNQNESFSLLKKMGAPFKK; encoded by the coding sequence ATGAATTATTTACAAAAACAATATCAAGATGGAATTATTCAGGAAATGATGCAAGAATATAATTTTACTTCTACAATGCAAGTTTCTAAAATTATCAAAGTAGTTGTTAATGTTGGTATTGGTGATGCTGTTAGTAACAGTAAAAATATTGAAATAGTAATGCAAGAATTGTACTTAATTACCGGACAAAAACCAGTAACAACTAGAGCAAAAAAATCAATTGCTGGTTTTAAGTTACGAGAAGGAATGCCAATTGGGTGTAAAGTAACTTTACGGGGTACTAAAATGTATGACTTTCTTTATAAATTATTTAATATTAATTTACCTCGGGTTCGTGATTTTCGTGGTTTAAATAAAGCTGGTTTTGATAAACAGGGTAACTACACATTAGGAATTAAAGAACAATTGATTTTTCCTGAAATTGATTACGACAAAGTTGTAAAAACAAGAGGAATGAGTATTACTATTGTAATGTCTAGTAATAATCAAAATGAATCATTTTCTTTACTAAAAAAAATGGGTGCACCATTTAAGAAATAG